AAGTATTAGTGACCTCTGGTGTGAGCGACATTTCCAGACAACTATTCACCATCTCCCCCCAAAAAAGTAACATTTGAAAAATATTCTGCCACGTTCAGCAGCACTGTAATAAATAATGTTACGTGTAGTGtagtgaaaatacattttaagccATTTATAAACTTCACAAATGCTCGTCATTCATTCTCTGTGACCTATCAGTGTAACTCATAAACACACATTTGTTCCACTCTCTGAAACAGTGAGCCACCGCTAATGCATAATTTGACCGAGTATAATACGTTTCCTTAGCCAGGGCATCTTAGAGAAACAGGGTTTGTGAGGGTAGGTATTCGAAAAATACATTTCGGATCATTGCAACCCTGAGTTTCCTATGCTTCAAACTCCAGACCCAAACCCAGCTTGTGGCCGCCTGCATTAATGTTCTTCCCGTCCAGAAGAGCAGAGAGGGTCAGCTTGATTCCTGAACCGAGAGACAGCAAGAAAACAAGCCATTATATCCAAGAAATCCAAAGTAAGTAACAAACTGAATACAAAGGAAAAACAGAATGCAGTACAGCTGCTTGAGATGTAGACCCCAATTTTTTGAAAAGGATTAAAGATCTTAAACTTAGAGATGTTGAATGAAATGTATTCAGTAAAACTCGCAACACCTAATACTAGGGATGGGTCAACCCATTTATACAGGTCCTacttaggctacgtccacattaatctgaaTGAATTTGAAAACGGCTTTttcgttttcgaaatgctctgtccacactgccgttttcatgcgttttccaaaagttgctcttccacactaaaacgtatgaaaacacttaaatccccttaccGCTCATGTGAAAAATCACCGTTGCATGAatggtctgaaatgcaattgtcctcgagTTCCGTCGCTGGACACTTACCGTTGCTTTTGAagaaatgcaatgtgaatgttgtacaaaataacatttatctttaacaatgctatcaaagtgaggggcctgggtagctcagtagtaaaatacgctggctaccacccctggagttcactagttcactagttcgaatcccagggcgtgctgagtgactccagccaggtctcctaagcaaccaaattggcccggttgctagggagggtagagtcacatggggtaacctcctcgtggtcgctataatgtggtttgttctcggtggggcgcatggtgaattgagcgtggttgccgcggtggatggcgtgaagcctccacacgcgctatgtctccgtggcaatgcgctcaacaagcctgttaaaatgcgcgggttgactgtctcagacgcggaggcaactggccaatcactatgcaaccacgaggacttagagcgcattgggaattgggcattccaaattgggagataaaaggaaaacccccccccaaaaaaaaaaaaaaaaaaaaaaaaaaaatgctatcaaagtgaatatcaggcacaacagccCCACTAAAACATGGGCAGCCACCTTGAtagttttggttgaatggatcacaggactgtgtcacatgacaacaaatacgtcatcattttcagaAACATccgttttcccagtccacactacaacgtgaagacagcgttttaaaatgtatccacttgggagagcgtatTCAAAAAGCTCAATTTTCGCTGACAAAAACGCCGTCTCGGTGTGGACAGAAGACTAAAActtagagaaaaagatgtgttttcaaaataaaacatgtaagtgtggacatggcctccgtccacactgaaacgtatgaaaaagCTTAagtccccttactgcgcatgccaAAAAACATCGTTCCATGTATGGTCTAAGACGCAATTTTCATGGTGTTCTGCCTCCGGACACCAAGTTCAAGTAAACTTCCTGCCgtttttgaaggaatgcaatgtgaaggttgtaaaaagcaacatttatctttaacagtgCTATTAAAGTGGATATCAGACACAACAACGCGCTACGACATGGGTcgtcatcttgattgttttgagtTGAATGGATCACACGACTACGTCACATGAAAACaaatacgtcattgttttccaattTCTCAGTGTTCCCATtccacactacaatgtgaagacagtgttttaaaatgtatccgcTTGGTAGAGCGCTTTTAAAAAGATCAGTTTTCGCTCACAACAACGCCATCCCAGCTTGGATGGAAGGCTAAAACTTAGAGAAAAAGACGTGGACGTGCCTTAGAAGGATAGTTCTACATaatacacatccacacacacttaCCAGGCTTCAAGGTTTGAGTATATCCCAGGCCGACAAGGCTGGAATTGTTCACTTTGGCCTGTAAGACAAACATAAAATTGATCTGACTGAAAAAGTAATGACAGAGTAATGACAAATATAGTAGTTTTTACATTTCGGATCCTAAAGCCCTATACTTCTGTCAGACGCGAACGCTAGGTGTCAGCATACaggatgcgtgacgcaaatttcgtcgtcagcagagtgctcgagcactgaatgcaTGCAGACTGATTTTTGTAACCACACATACTCTGAACGTACTCTCAGTGTGTGCATGCGccaggaattatttgcactaataaattgatccacaaggtggcaacgtTCACAGCTGAGCCgatgctgtcacgaagaagcactagatgtaatcactgctaaacaacaggagacgaaggtggaatcaaaaacagaGAATGTGAAAGTCAAGAGCACATGTGTGAGgcggtcaggagatacctgcatttgtataactcgagtctgaaggactataaagacacctttatgggtctaaactcctaataaataaatagtacagTGTcccatagcagtcgtagcgcacGTGCACCAACTGTCCATGTATGCACACACAGTCAaattaagtatactttgaaaggtgaGCGTTTGGCTATACGCAGATGCTAAGCATTCGcgtcaaaactgaagtatactttgggcttaagattTCATACACTGGAGACTTGTGCAATGATAGTCTAGTCCCAAATTAATAAATCAGACAGTTGATACAACATGATCGCCATACTATACTGAGCACAGTAAGAGCACAGCCTCAACACGCACCGAGAAGGAAGCGTCTGCGTCGATCTGATACTTAGCAGCGATGCCAAAGCGAGTGTTGCTGTTGCCAGCGGTCCAGGCCAGATTCACTGCGGTCTCCAGATTGTCATTCACTTTCTGGTAGATGGAACCGCCAAATTCTGTCCCATCATTCCTGTCATTTGAAAACACACTGTTGAATTCATGAGACGACTCTTTTCATTATTCAAATTAGTACATTAAGAATTTGATATACTCAAAACATACATCAATACATGTATACATACATCAAACAACAGTACGTCAATTCAATCACTCtcctatttaaaaaatatatattttgaacaCTGTAGCGCAATCACAACATTGAGCTTCCGGTCCAGTTTTATACAGTAACATTAGCTATACCAAATTAAGTtttggtgggactatctgtttgcctgACTGATGACAGGTGGGGGAAGTGTTTAGGAGACCTCTTTTAGGGCCCTTTGATTTCTGGGATGCGGAAAATGCAGACGGAATCGCAGAATCTAGACTTAAAatggaattaactataaaacgcATTATTTAACAGAATTtggaatttcagaaaaaaataaatatatgaggGCACAAttaattaaaccacaaaaggctgtgatttcattaaataaaaagtctgcattaatacataattatactatattatttCTAAGCAATATATTTTAGGAATGGGTATTTTGGCCATTTTGTCTACTCGGGTATTCGTCaagtactatactatactacacaatcactggtgagtgaaatatgaacatttaccagccagtgacgAATAACACTTTTTGGTCGTATAGCACGagagatttcctctcattgtggtACAGGTTTGCGCATAGaaaaaaagatcaatcttgggatttaagaattgatctCGAGATTGTTTAAattaagattgcgatgcatcagaaaaacAACATTTATACCCAATCCTATTgtcaactttttcttttttttcataaatttttttctATCAGTTGTTGCACCCTTAAAAGTAACTGTAACCAAACCTATTCTGTAAGATCACAATGACTATTACTGATTTAAACAAGCTGTTAGTTTCCGTCTGACCAGCAGGGAGGAAATGACTTTAGTGTCCATCCTGCTGCAAAGCCCTTGACAAATCCAATCGCCaggtaataaatgtgtaaaaataaccCACCTTTCTACCCTTGAAACTGGCACAACACATCAGACATGGACAATGCCTTACACTTCTAATTTAGCAGTGATGATTTGGGGACATGTGTTCAATACATACACATTTGTGTGGAGCTGGAACTCATCAGTCTTGTAGCCAACAGCGAAGTTGCTCTGAGAGATGCGGTTCCTGCCAGCCTCAAAAGTCATCTGGTATCCGGCGAGCCAGCCCTCGAGGCCCACCACCACAGCTGCATGCACCGCAGTGCCGTTGATGTCATAGTCTACGTCGCAGCCCAGGTTGATGTGCTCATGCTGGTAGCTGCTCTTGAGCTTACCGCTCTTTTTGCTATTGCCGATTAGAAGAGAAGACTAAATATCGGTGGAAATATGTTCAGACATTTTCTGAATAAGTAATGATGCATTTGTATAacactatagagcgcaacagtgcccatccacttGTTCAGCCTTCTTGGTTCCAGAGgttttttttcccatt
The DNA window shown above is from Myxocyprinus asiaticus isolate MX2 ecotype Aquarium Trade chromosome 40, UBuf_Myxa_2, whole genome shotgun sequence and carries:
- the vdac1 gene encoding voltage-dependent anion-selective channel protein 1 translates to MAIPPTYVDLGKSARDIFTKGYGFGLIKLDLKTRSENGLEFKSSGSANTETSKVAGTLETKYKWAEHGLTFTEKWNTDNTLGTEISLEDQLAKGLKLTFDSSFSPNTGKKSGKLKSSYQHEHINLGCDVDYDINGTAVHAAVVVGLEGWLAGYQMTFEAGRNRISQSNFAVGYKTDEFQLHTNVNDGTEFGGSIYQKVNDNLETAVNLAWTAGNSNTRFGIAAKYQIDADASFSAKVNNSSLVGLGYTQTLKPGIKLTLSALLDGKNINAGGHKLGLGLEFEA